Proteins encoded within one genomic window of Episyrphus balteatus chromosome 1, idEpiBalt1.1, whole genome shotgun sequence:
- the LOC129906287 gene encoding uncharacterized protein LOC129906287 isoform X5, producing MRWGEDFFVICALIAIAIFLIVNFIKLFCGIRNNCKSSRERELVRQAAVYTIATDPRRGNDSTSNFPDFFWDVSPPRSNEPAKDDKDLPSYEEVMRIEMARQVVDSTIQATPITTSTTTNTVQQTLPSSQPVRLPV from the exons ATGCGATGGGGAGAGGACTTTTTTGTTATATGTGCTCTTATCGCTATTgcgatatttttaattgtaaacTTTATCAAA TTATTTTGTGGAATACGCAATAATTGCAAATCGAGTCGAGAAAGAGAATTgg taCGACAAGCTGCAGTTTACACTATAGCCACAGATCCTCGACGAGGCAATGATTCTACAAGCAACTTTCCAGATTTCTTTTGGGATGTCTCACCGCCAAGGTCAAATGAGCCAGCAAAGGACGATAAGGATTTGCCAAGCTACGAAGAAGTCATGAGAATAGAAATGGCTAGACAAGTGGTTGATTCAACAATACAAGCTACTCCTATTACAACTTCAACGACAACAAACACAGTTCAACAAACATTACCATCATCACAACCGGTCAGATTACCAGTTTAG
- the LOC129906287 gene encoding uncharacterized protein LOC129906287 isoform X3, whose protein sequence is MDFFSAYITIFFIVFLLFPTLFMCLKLVALCCYTGNQRRVNNLGPNNVRQAAVYTIATDPRRGNDSTSNFPDFFWDVSPPRSNEPAKDDKDLPSYEEVMRIEMARQVVDSTIQATPITTSTTTNTVQQTLPSSQPVRLPV, encoded by the exons ATGGATTTCTTCAGTGCTTATATTACAATTTTCTTCATTGTCTTTTTGCTTTTCCCAACTTTGTTTATGTGCCtcaaa ttaGTAGCTTTATGCTGCTACACTGGAAATCAAAGAAGAGTTAATAATCTTGGACCTAACAACg taCGACAAGCTGCAGTTTACACTATAGCCACAGATCCTCGACGAGGCAATGATTCTACAAGCAACTTTCCAGATTTCTTTTGGGATGTCTCACCGCCAAGGTCAAATGAGCCAGCAAAGGACGATAAGGATTTGCCAAGCTACGAAGAAGTCATGAGAATAGAAATGGCTAGACAAGTGGTTGATTCAACAATACAAGCTACTCCTATTACAACTTCAACGACAACAAACACAGTTCAACAAACATTACCATCATCACAACCGGTCAGATTACCAGTTTAG
- the LOC129906287 gene encoding uncharacterized protein LOC129906287 isoform X1, giving the protein MFNEIVSFSLLLFIIWLTMVIYVKLRILCCPPEMNLSNNTHEENVRQAAVYTIATDPRRGNDSTSNFPDFFWDVSPPRSNEPAKDDKDLPSYEEVMRIEMARQVVDSTIQATPITTSTTTNTVQQTLPSSQPVRLPV; this is encoded by the exons ATGTTCAATGAAATAGTCagcttttctttacttttgtttATCATTTGGTTGACCATGGTCATTTACGTtaag TTAAGAATTCTATGTTGTCCACCTGAAATGAACTTGTCAAATAATACGCATGAGGAAAATG taCGACAAGCTGCAGTTTACACTATAGCCACAGATCCTCGACGAGGCAATGATTCTACAAGCAACTTTCCAGATTTCTTTTGGGATGTCTCACCGCCAAGGTCAAATGAGCCAGCAAAGGACGATAAGGATTTGCCAAGCTACGAAGAAGTCATGAGAATAGAAATGGCTAGACAAGTGGTTGATTCAACAATACAAGCTACTCCTATTACAACTTCAACGACAACAAACACAGTTCAACAAACATTACCATCATCACAACCGGTCAGATTACCAGTTTAG
- the LOC129906287 gene encoding uncharacterized protein LOC129906287 isoform X4, whose amino-acid sequence MGEVSLFLWIAFVISLMLIIRSCLRAFSKHEVRAQGLDREIRRTGEVRQAAVYTIATDPRRGNDSTSNFPDFFWDVSPPRSNEPAKDDKDLPSYEEVMRIEMARQVVDSTIQATPITTSTTTNTVQQTLPSSQPVRLPV is encoded by the exons atggGAGAAGTCAGTTTATTTCTTTGGATTGCGTTTGTAATATCGCTTATGCTTATCATTCGA agtTGCTTAAGAGCATTTTCTAAACATGAAGTGCGTGCTCAAGGACTTGATCGTGAAATAAGAAGGACTGGTGAAG taCGACAAGCTGCAGTTTACACTATAGCCACAGATCCTCGACGAGGCAATGATTCTACAAGCAACTTTCCAGATTTCTTTTGGGATGTCTCACCGCCAAGGTCAAATGAGCCAGCAAAGGACGATAAGGATTTGCCAAGCTACGAAGAAGTCATGAGAATAGAAATGGCTAGACAAGTGGTTGATTCAACAATACAAGCTACTCCTATTACAACTTCAACGACAACAAACACAGTTCAACAAACATTACCATCATCACAACCGGTCAGATTACCAGTTTAG
- the LOC129906287 gene encoding uncharacterized protein LOC129906287 isoform X2 yields the protein MEVGVIICLMFIVLSVILFIGTMKTCVTIYTHLSRIPVYSDSHSTEIRRQRIGEIRQAAVYTIATDPRRGNDSTSNFPDFFWDVSPPRSNEPAKDDKDLPSYEEVMRIEMARQVVDSTIQATPITTSTTTNTVQQTLPSSQPVRLPV from the exons ATGGAAGTGGGAGTGATAATTTGTCTAATGTTTATAGTGTTATctgtaattttatttattgga ACTATGAAAACTTGTGTTACTATTTATACACATCTTTCAAGGATTCCCGTTTATTCCGATTCACATTCGACCGAAATCAGAAGACAAAGGATTGGCGAAA taCGACAAGCTGCAGTTTACACTATAGCCACAGATCCTCGACGAGGCAATGATTCTACAAGCAACTTTCCAGATTTCTTTTGGGATGTCTCACCGCCAAGGTCAAATGAGCCAGCAAAGGACGATAAGGATTTGCCAAGCTACGAAGAAGTCATGAGAATAGAAATGGCTAGACAAGTGGTTGATTCAACAATACAAGCTACTCCTATTACAACTTCAACGACAACAAACACAGTTCAACAAACATTACCATCATCACAACCGGTCAGATTACCAGTTTAG
- the LOC129906287 gene encoding uncharacterized protein LOC129906287 isoform X6, whose translation MFFLIFSILIIMILFVKLEALCCGPESSVSNNRQQQNVRQAAVYTIATDPRRGNDSTSNFPDFFWDVSPPRSNEPAKDDKDLPSYEEVMRIEMARQVVDSTIQATPITTSTTTNTVQQTLPSSQPVRLPV comes from the exons atgttctttcttattttttcaattttaataatcaTGATCCTCTTCGTTAAg TTAGAAGCACTATGTTGTGGACCTGAAAGCAGCGTCTCAAATAATAGGCAACAACAAAATG taCGACAAGCTGCAGTTTACACTATAGCCACAGATCCTCGACGAGGCAATGATTCTACAAGCAACTTTCCAGATTTCTTTTGGGATGTCTCACCGCCAAGGTCAAATGAGCCAGCAAAGGACGATAAGGATTTGCCAAGCTACGAAGAAGTCATGAGAATAGAAATGGCTAGACAAGTGGTTGATTCAACAATACAAGCTACTCCTATTACAACTTCAACGACAACAAACACAGTTCAACAAACATTACCATCATCACAACCGGTCAGATTACCAGTTTAG